A section of the Pochonia chlamydosporia 170 chromosome 2, whole genome shotgun sequence genome encodes:
- a CDS encoding cholinesterase (similar to Aspergillus terreus NIH2624 XP_001218566.1): MKFVTLQAALVGFYAAVALASPAPAPGPGPVPDPQPEPVLEERATVDVDLPSGGTMTGRSLLNVESFNAIPFADPPVGDLRLKPPRKFSGTFGKRDGTGIAPACPQMFLSRESLGIIGKIANDLLQIPFLKVIAGQEDCLTVNVQRPAGTKAGDKLPVLFWIFGGGFELGATQTYDATSLLATAVGQKQPFVFVAVNYRVGGFGFMPGKEILKDGSANLGLLDQRMGLEWVADNIAAFGGDPSKVTIWGESAGSISVFDQMVLYGGNATYKGKPLFRGAIMNSGTVVPADPVDCPKGQEVYDKVVREAGCSGAQDTLKCLRKADYKTFLNAANSVPGIISYQSLALSYLPRPDGTALPDSPDRLGLAGKYHAVPMIIGDQEDEGSIFAITTLNVTSVDKAVDYLSQYYFHSAPKAKLKEFIQLYEPSLTQGSPFRTGILNEWYPGFKRMAAVLGDLTFTLTRRVTLSIATTVKPDVPAWSYLSSYNYGTPIVGTFHASDILQVFYGILPNNAMKSCRTYYFNFLYNLDPNKGVGGYANWPKWQDTKKLMWFRWGFANDILDDNFRSAASNFISNNREIFRI; the protein is encoded by the coding sequence ATGAAATTTGTCACACTGCAGGCAGCCTTGGTTGGCTTCTATGCCGCCGTGGCTCTGGCCTCACCGGCACCTGCTCCTGGCCCTGGTCCAGTCCCCGATCCCCAGCCCGAACCCGTTTTAGAGGAGCGCGCCACAGTCGACGTTGACCTTCCATCTGGTGGCACGATGACGGGTAGGTCTCTGCTTAATGTTGAGAGCTTCAATGCCATTCCTTTTGCGGATCCTCCCGTTGGAGACTTGCGTCTCAAGCCACCCAGGAAATTCTCCGGCACCTTTGGGAAACGAGATGGTACTGGAATTGCGCCTGCTTGCCCACAAATGTTTCTTTCCCGAGAGAGCTTGGGAATCATTGGCAAAATAGCAAACGATCTTTTACAAATTCCATTTCTAAAGGTGATTGCGGGACAAGAAGACTGTCTTACCGTTAATGTCCAGCGACCTGCTGGAACAAAGGCCGGTGACAAACTTCCCGTTCTTTTCTGGATCTTTGGAGGCGGTTTTGAACTAGGCGCCACCCAAACGTATGACGctaccagccttcttgcCACTGCAGTTGGACAGAAGCAGCCCTTCGTTTTTGTTGCCGTCAACTATCGCGTTGGGGGCTTTGGGTTTATGCCTGGTAAGGAGATCCTGAAAGACGGCAGCGCTaaccttggtcttcttgacCAGCGCATGGGCTTGGAGTGGGTGGCTGATAATATTGCCGCGTTTGGGGGTGACCCAAGCAAGGTGACCATCTGGGGTGAGAGCGCAGGATCCATCTCAGTCTTTGACCAGATGGTTCTATATGGGGGGAATGCTACCTACAAAGGAAAGCCATTGTTCCGCGGTGCCATTATGAACTCCGGAACAGTCGTCCCAGCCGATCCCGTCGACTGCCCCAAGGGGCAAGAGGTATATGATAAGGTTGTGAGAGAAGCTGGCTGTTCCGGAGCTCAGGACACACTTAAATGCCTGCGGAAGGCCGACTACAAGACGTTCCTAAACGCCGCCAACTCTGTCCCCGGCATCATTTCTTACCAATCGCTGGCTCTTTCATATCTGCCTCGGCCGGACGGTACGGCACTGCCCGACAGTCCTGACAGGCTAGGTCTCGCTGGAAAGTACCACGCCGTGCCCATGATCATTGGAGACCAAGAGGATGAGGGCAGCATTTTCGCCATCACAACCCTCAACGTAACAAGCGTCGATAAGGCTGTGGATTATCTTTCCCAGTACTATTTCCACTCCGCCCCCAAGGCAAAACTCAAGGAGTTCATTCAGCTTTACGAGCCCTCCCTCACCCAAGGCAGTCCTTTCCGCACAGGTATTCTCAACGAGTGGTATCCCGGATTCAAGCGCATGGCCGCCGTTCTCGGTGACTTGACGTTCACACTCACCCGCCGTGTCACACTCAGCATTGCGACAACTGTTAAACCCGACGTCCCGGCATGGTCGTATCTCTCGTCTTACAACTACGGCACCCCCATAGTGGGTACGTTCCACGCATCTGATATTCTACAAGTTTTCTACGGTATCTTGCCCAACAATGCCATGAAGAGTTGCCGCACATACTACTTCAATTTCTTGTACAACCTAGACCCTAACAAGGGTGTTGGAGGGTACGCCAACTGGCCGAAGTGGCAGGATACCAAGAAACTCATGTGGTTCAGATGGGGATTTGCAAATGACATTTTGGATGACAACTTTCGAAGCGCAGCGAGCAATTTCATCTCCAATAATAGGGAAATATTCCGTATATAA
- a CDS encoding acetyltransferase (GNAT) family domain-containing protein, translating to MAHIPTVELATRNDLPDILDVYFDAFSGPSFTSIFPVEPSFDYHKRAWGTFLGVYERIPGMQDCKIFVIRDTDGKVKSAALVWIIKPEDRGFKSWQHRWPDAFPGMNGDTLRAFYEGMGSQHHAVMADKEHIYLEIIMTHSSARKQGHASALLAKTTALADELGYATYLDADEGAMGLYTKHGFAYRDDVERTSAMFPMVRDKQT from the exons ATGGCTCATATACCAACCGTTGAGCTCGCCACGAGGAATGACCTCCCCGACATTCTAGACGTCTACTTCGACGCCTTTTCAGGACCTTCCTTCACGAGCATATTCCCCGTCGAACCAAGCTTCGACTACCACAAACGCGCATGGGGAACATTCTTGGGTGTCTATGAGCGAATACCCGGTATGCAAGATTGTAAAATATTTGTGATTAGAGACACGGATG GAAAAGTTAAATCCGCAGCATTGGTATGGATCATCAAACCAGAAGACCGGGGCTTTAAATCCTGGCAGCATAGATGGCCGGATGCATTCCCCGGCATGAACGGCGATACGTTGAGGGCATTCTATGAGGGCATGGGTTCTCAGCATCACGCTGTCATGGCCGACAAGGAGCACATTT ATCTTGAAATCATCATGACACACAGCTCAGCCCGTAAACAAGGCCACGCATCGGCATTACTCGCCAAAACGACGGCCCTGGCGGATGAGCTTGGCTATGCGACTTACTTGGATGCGGATGAGGGTGCAATGGGCTTGTATACAAAGCATGGGTTTGCGTACCGAGACGACGTGGAGAGAACGAGTGCCATGTTTCCCATGGTACGGGATAAACAAACGTAG